TAAGAACGTTCATAGAAACTATGGAGAAGAAACTTCAGAAGAGGTTTATTCTAAGGTCGCCGGGAAGACCGAAGAAAGGAAAAGGGAAATAGAGGATGTGTCCCCAATTAGCCTTCCAAGTTCAAGACATAATAATCGCAAATTACACGAGCTGGCTCGACTCTCATGGCGGAGTGAGACCCAGAAATCCTGATTCTTTACATTGCTCCATCGTCCAATCCAATTTGCTAGATCACAAAGACAAGTGGTCTATAATTACTGGTAGGCTCTAACCATTGCCTGCACCAGGACGCGGCTACATCGCGGCAGTGAGACATACGTTGGTCGCGAAATGAAAGGCATAATATGGCAATAGTAATCAAAAACGGAGTCAAAGGGAAAGTCTGCTCTACATGTCGCAAGTGGAAACAGCTAGACGACTTCCCGACAGACCGCACTCACGGCTCTACACAGGGCGGTCGTCATTGCAGATGTAAAGAATGCCATCGCACTAAAGCGAGATTAAAGAGACTGCAAGACTCATGATGTCTCACCTGCGCGTTGATACGACTATATGCAAACTTATGAAAGCATAGAACCCCTTTCTAACGGCGACATACGACTGAACCCGGCAGCATATTGTCCAATTACGTTATATAATGCTCCTATCGATCTCGCACGCAGGATTCAAGGTTTTTTTGATTTTAGAAGTTCTCGGGATCCGAAAGAAAGCCTCCGTTTACTATTTATGTCTGAGAGTGTAAAAATTCGAGAAGTGGACGCTATGGTACGAGGAGAAGGCTCCTGTCTCGCCGAATATGAGATAGATACAACGCTCATTTTAGATCATCACGCAAAGGACAAGACCCTACTTTTTAAACTGAGCAAGAAGTTCACACCCGAACTGATGGATGTTTACTTTCAGGAGATACGATACTCCGATTATGTGAGAAGCCTAGATGCGGGTCATAGATTATTGCCACATTACGAAAGGCTCCTTCAACTCGGATTGGCTGTCACAGGAAGCGACATCCCATTCCACTTGGCAGCGGCTTCCCTTGGAAGGGACCGACTATACGCCATCTGTAAGCAATTCAACATGAAGGGGAAAAGAAAAACATTAGAGACAGCCGCACTCCTTTGTGCTAATCCAGAAGCGAAGAAAATCATAGAGTCAACTATCAATATGGAGCGCTGTTTTATGGTAAGACAAACACCAGAGACAGAGCTCGCGGTCATATTCTACGAGTATGCGTCTGCGCTGGCCGAACTCTTTTTTATAGTGTATGCTTCCTACTTTTACAGAGCACAGGCAATTAATCGAGCAGAGGACGCCTATCGCATGAAGTCTATCGAGGGACTCCGGTATCACGCATTGGATTGCAAATTCAGCGAATGTCGGACGCGCGAAGGAAAGATATATGCGCCTGAGCTGGCGCGGACTCTTATATTTAAGCCAGGATGCCGATGCGATCTGCGCCCATACAATAGTAAATGGGAACAACATTAGGCGGGGCCAAGTCAAACACAATGACTCCAACCATGCCGTCGAGAGGGTCGCTGAAAGATGCGCCCCTCACGGCGGCGTTCGGCGACACAGCATTCCGCTGGAGGAGGTGATGTATGGCAGAAGCAAGCTCACGTCTAGAAGGGAGTCCCGTGCAAGCGTTCAGCCCAAGAGGCCGTTTCTTCACCGACCAGACATTCCACTTCGAAACTCTTCGGAACGCGGGCTACGCCTTCTCCCAATGTGCCGATCTTGGCGAGATGCTGGAGACGACGAAGCAGATTCCTGAAGGCGATCTGGAGAGCTGGTACACCGCATGGGCAGCGACTGCCGATCGCGTGGAGGCATTGGCCGCACGTACCCAGGATACGCTCAGCAAGGGTGGCGCCTACATGCGCGCGTCTACCTACCAGCGCTTGGCCGAGTTCCTGTTGCCGCCCGATGATCCCAGGCGCCCGGCATCGCTCGACAAGGCAGTCCGCTGGTTCTTGCAAGGTCTGGAGGCATTAGGCGTTCGCTACGAGTCCTTCTCAGCGCGATACGACAACGGACGGTTGCGCGCGCTGTATCTGCCAGGCCCGGCAGGATCCGAGCAAAAGCCACTGATCGTAGCCATCGGAGGGTACGACTCGATCCTCGAGGAGAAGTATCCCGTGATCGGCAAGGCAGCGCTTGAGCGTGGCTATTCCGTGTTGCTCTACGAAGGGCCCGGCCAGGGTGAGCCGCTGCGCAAGTACGGCTTGAAATTTACCCCGGAGTGGGAGAAACCGACTGCCGCGGTGCTGGATGAATTCCTGCGCACCCATAACAAGCCGTCGAAGATTGTACTTTTTGGGATGAGCATGGGCGGCTATCTTGCACCGCGCGCCGCTGCCTTCGAAGCACGCATCGACGGCGTGGTGGCGTACGACGTGTGCTTCGATCTTCATGAGGCTGCAGCGCGGACCTTCGGGGCCGTGCAGCAGAATCCCCTCGCGCTGAAAAATGCAGGCGTGTCCTGGGCCTACCACAACGCGCTTTGGACCATGGGAACCACGACCCCCGACGATACCCTAGAGGCGTTCTCGCATTTCAAGCTCGCTCCCATTGCCGATCGCATCCGGCAGGACGTTTTGATTCTGGCTGGCACGGAAGACCACTTCATTCCCTTCCACCAAGTAGAGGACTTCGAAAAGTCGCTGGTCAACGCGCGCAGCGTCACCACTCGCATCTTTGATCGGCCTTCGGGTGGCGGCGAGCACTGCCAGTGCGGCACCACCTCGCTGGTCCATGCGGCCGTGTTCGACTGGCTGCTGCAGAGGTTCCCCGTTGTTTCACAGATTTAAGCTGCAAAGTCGCCCGTCGAGAAGCGGTGGATTTCGAGAAGGCGCAAGGGGGACATGCAAGATTCCAGGCCGAACAAGGCGCTGCAGCAGACAGGCCGGCGATTACGCTCATAGGAGGTGCCTCGTCCTCCCTAGCCGGCCTGCCGCTGAGCTTGGGCGTTAAAAGTAATAATGAAATTAAAAACTAATCAGCTTTATCGTCGGGTGACGACATGAAGAAACTGAAAGCATGGCATAAATCTTCAATCGCAATCCTAATTACAATCTCAATCATTGCCTTGTTCGGTCCCGTGAAACAGCTACTTGGTCTGGCAATGGTCTATATCATCGTGATCCCCACCCTTTACTTGATCGAAAGAAAGACAAAATTAATACTTTGGCAGGAAAGACTTGTTGTGTCTCTAATGGTCTTCCCAATCCTGTCCTTCTTCATGCCATCCGACGACGGTCTTTATCTATTCCTTGGGTCATTGATATTTACCGCAATCATTATCATTAGCGAAAAGTGGCAAAACAAAGACAAAGAAATCAGACCAGAATGGGAAGACGATAATTCAGAGAAAGGCAACTGAACAGAGATAAAGGCAAGCAAGAATGAAGACAAGAACAACTCAGCTTTTAACAATCTGCTCCAGGCGACGCGGGATTAGCCGCTTTTCGTTTTCAGTTTTAGCGTGGTTGCCCCGCGCCCCTGAGCATGGACGTTGGACGAAAAGATAAATTAAGAACATAACCGAGGGGGGAACAATGAAAGAGATCAATGTCGATGCATTGACGGAAAAAGCAAAGAAGTTTGGCGGCAACGGAAAAAAGATTGTCATATCCATTGCGGCGCTTATCATTCTCTGGATTGCGGTCAGGGGACTGAACCCATTTGTTTTAGTCGGAGCGGGAGAGCGTGGCGTCGTGCTGAATTTCGGGGCCGTGCAACAGGATGTGCTCGGCGAAGGTTTGCATTTACGTGTCCCGGTGATGCAGAAAATAGCCTTGGTAGATGTGCGTATTCAGAAGTCCCAGACCGACGCAGAATCTGTTTCAAAGGATCTTCAGGATACAAAATCGGTTGTTGCTGTCAATTATCACGCATCTCCTGATAAGGTTAACAAGATATATCAGAACATTGGCACTGAATTTAAGGACCGCATAGTGGACCCCGCAGTTCAGGAAGTCGTGAAGGCTATAACCGCGCGCTACACAGCGGTAGAACTGATCACGCAGCGCGAGAAGGTGCGTAATGAGATAAAAGACCTGCTCAGGCAGCGTCTGATTACCTATGACATCATAGTGGACGATTTTTCTATCGTGAACTTCAGATTTTCACAGCAGTTCGAGGCCGCCATCGAGGCGAAACAGACTGCGGAACAGCTTGCCTTCAAGGCCCAGCGCGACCTTGAGAGGATCAAGATCGAGGCTGACCAGAAGATTGCTAGCGCAAAGGCAGAAGCCGAGTCACTGCGGTTACAGAAAGAGAATGTTACTCCCCAATTGATACAACTGAGAAAAATCGAGGCCTCTATCAAGGCGATTGAAAAATGGGATGGACACATGCCCAAAATTACCTCGGGTGCCGTGCCGTTTATCGATATGAAGTCTCTCGAAGACAAATAAGTTAATAGGATATGATAGGGCAAGTACGGGAGGGCAAGTACGTTGCCGATTCAAACAACTTATTAAGCTATGCCGAAGCAGCAAGAGAGTTCCAACCAGGCGCACAAGCCGCCAAGCGGCTTAGCTTGTTGTTACTTTCTTTTGAAAATCTTCACTGTTGCAGATTCTTGAACCACGTTTGTTCGTCGGTGGAGTCAACAGGCCCGAGCACCTCGCCGAGGCATGGGGAAGATGCACGTCATGGTACATCCAGAAACAACGACAGTATGGTTCTATTAAGCAGGCCCTGAAAAAAACTTCGGATAACATGTTTTGTTCCGATAATATTCCTGATGGCGTTTCGGATTTCTTCACAGTGAGGACTCGGTGCAGACCTTGAATTACTTGCCTTACTCGATGCGCCTCTCCGCGATTACGCACCGGAAGACTTCATTGACAAGAGCACTGCAAAGAACTGCAAGATGCTCGCAGAGAGCACAAACACATGCCAGATTGCATGGTGATATGGCAGCCTTTTCCACAGATAGAAGACGACACCTGCGGTGTAGACAACTCCACCTGCCACAAGGAGTGATAGGGCCTTGGCGGGAATAGAGGCTGCCAATTGTTTGATTGCAACAACCGCCGCCCATCCCATCGTCAGGTAAAGGATGAGTCTCACG
Above is a genomic segment from Thermodesulfovibrionales bacterium containing:
- a CDS encoding alpha/beta fold hydrolase encodes the protein MAEASSRLEGSPVQAFSPRGRFFTDQTFHFETLRNAGYAFSQCADLGEMLETTKQIPEGDLESWYTAWAATADRVEALAARTQDTLSKGGAYMRASTYQRLAEFLLPPDDPRRPASLDKAVRWFLQGLEALGVRYESFSARYDNGRLRALYLPGPAGSEQKPLIVAIGGYDSILEEKYPVIGKAALERGYSVLLYEGPGQGEPLRKYGLKFTPEWEKPTAAVLDEFLRTHNKPSKIVLFGMSMGGYLAPRAAAFEARIDGVVAYDVCFDLHEAAARTFGAVQQNPLALKNAGVSWAYHNALWTMGTTTPDDTLEAFSHFKLAPIADRIRQDVLILAGTEDHFIPFHQVEDFEKSLVNARSVTTRIFDRPSGGGEHCQCGTTSLVHAAVFDWLLQRFPVVSQI
- a CDS encoding prohibitin family protein; amino-acid sequence: MKEINVDALTEKAKKFGGNGKKIVISIAALIILWIAVRGLNPFVLVGAGERGVVLNFGAVQQDVLGEGLHLRVPVMQKIALVDVRIQKSQTDAESVSKDLQDTKSVVAVNYHASPDKVNKIYQNIGTEFKDRIVDPAVQEVVKAITARYTAVELITQREKVRNEIKDLLRQRLITYDIIVDDFSIVNFRFSQQFEAAIEAKQTAEQLAFKAQRDLERIKIEADQKIASAKAEAESLRLQKENVTPQLIQLRKIEASIKAIEKWDGHMPKITSGAVPFIDMKSLEDK